Proteins from a single region of Bacteroidia bacterium:
- a CDS encoding cold shock domain-containing protein, translating into MKTGVVKFFNQAKGFGFIKTETGEEIFVHVSGLKDEIRENDRVQFDVQEGKKGLNAVNVVRAS; encoded by the coding sequence ATGAAAACAGGAGTAGTTAAATTCTTTAATCAAGCCAAAGGTTTTGGCTTCATCAAAACAGAAACAGGCGAAGAGATCTTTGTTCACGTGAGTGGGCTGAAAGACGAAATTCGCGAGAATGATCGCGTACAGTTTGACGTTCAAGAAGGCAAGAAAGGTCTTAACGCAGTAAATGTGGTAAGAGC